GGGTACTGGAACCGCCCTGCCATCACGGGCGATGTTTCCGAAAAGGACGCCTTTAACGAGGTCTACCACCTCTTTCCGAAGTTGACGCAGATTCTCCATCGCCCGGGCGGGGTCTTGAGCGGGGGGGAGCAACAGCAGCTGGCGATCGGACGAGCCATCCTCTCCAGTCCCAAGCTCCTGCTGCTGGATGAACCGACGGAAGGCATTCAACCCTCGATCGTCGATCAGATCGAGGACGTCATTCTTGGCTTTAAGCAGTCGCGCCGGTTCGCGATCCTGTTGGTGGAACAGGGCCTCCATTTTGCCGCTCGGCTGGCGGAAAAGTACGTGGTCATGGCCAAAGGGGCCGTGATGGCTCAGGGCAAAAGCACCGAGTTGAATGCCGATATGGTCCGGCACCATTTGACGGTATAAAGGCTTGTCCGCTTTGCGATCAGCGTCGGGTTGATGTCGTCATAATCCTGACTTCGCAAACTTCCATCTATTTTCCATACCTTTCGGTAAATTTTACGAATCT
The nucleotide sequence above comes from Candidatus Nitrospira nitrificans. Encoded proteins:
- the urtE gene encoding urea ABC transporter ATP-binding subunit UrtE, with product MAQETTRVTLALENINAYYGESHILRDVSFTIEPGEVVCLMGRNGMGKTTTLKTLTGLLPARSGTITFDGRDITQDRTDLRAKRGLAYVPQGREIIPHLTVHQNLLLGYWNRPAITGDVSEKDAFNEVYHLFPKLTQILHRPGGVLSGGEQQQLAIGRAILSSPKLLLLDEPTEGIQPSIVDQIEDVILGFKQSRRFAILLVEQGLHFAARLAEKYVVMAKGAVMAQGKSTELNADMVRHHLTV